The region ACCACCTCATCCCATGGGAAGAGGGGGGTCCCACGGACCTGGACAACCTGGTATTGCTCTGCGACCACCACCACGACACGATCCACCACCACGACTGGGAAGCCGAACTCGGCGCAGACGGCCACCCACACGTGATCCCACCACCATGGATCGACCCGCCACGAACACCCAGACGAAACCAGCACTGGCGACCACCGCCGCTCGACCTTTTGCTCTAGGTGTCGTGGCCGCGTGCTCAGGCTTCCGCCGGGGTCACCCGGGCCAGCGGCTGATCCAGCGCGACCTGCTCCCCGACCCGCACCAGCAGCGTGACCACGCCGTCGGCACCGGCGGCGAGGGTGTGCTCCATCTTCATCGCCTCGACCACCACCACCGCGTCGCCGCGGTCGACCTTCGCGCCCTCCTCGACCATCAGGGCGAGCACCGAGCCGGGCATCGGGCTGGTGATGTCCGCGGACGCCACCGCCTCCGTGTCGCCGCGCAGCCGCTCATGCCGGGCATGGCGCAGGTGATACGTCGCGCCCTCGGCGTGCACCCACCAGCCGTCGGGCACCACGGCCACCGGGTGCACGGTACGCAGGCCGTCGCGCTCCACCGCCACCCGGTCGTCCTCATGGGCGCAGGCGAACTTGGTCTCACTCGCGGCCTCGTCCTCCCCGTCCGGGCGAATCGTCGCGACCGCGGCAGCGGGTGACCCGGTGATGCCCAAGGCGGTGTTGCCCGCCGCCGTGGCCACCCGCACCAGGTACGGGGCGGGGTCACCCAGCCGCCAGCCCAGTCCGGTCTCCCACGGGTCGGCGACGGCCGCGTGGTCGGTCGCGGCAAGCCAGTCCGCCGCAGCGGCGGCGAGCAGTGCGGCGGTGGGCACCGGGTCGGGCGTGTGCTCGGCGGCGATGCGGTCCAGCAGCGCGGTGTCCAACTTCCCGGCCACCACGTCGGGGTGGGCCAACAGCGTGCGCAGGAACGGGATGTTGGTGGTCACGCCGAGCAGCACGGTGTCGGCCAGCGCACCGTCCAACCGGCTCAGCGCCTCGCCCCGGTCCGCACCGTGTGCGATGACCTTGGCCAGCATCGGGTCGTAGTCCGAGCCGACGAAGAACCCTGGCCGCATGCCGGAGTCCACCCGGACTCCGGCACCGGTGGGCTCGGACAGCGCCAGGATCTGCCCGCCGGTGGGCAGGAAGCCACGGGACGGGTCCTCGGCATAGAGCCGGGCCTCGATGGCATGGCCGGTCATCGTCACGTCGTCCTGACGGATCGTCAGCTCGGCGCCGGCGGCGATGCGCAGTTGCCACTCCACCAGGTCCACGCCGGTGACCAACTCGGTAACCGGGTGCTCGACCTGCAGCCGTGTGTTCATCTCCATGAAGAAGAACTCGTCGGGCCGGTCGGCCGAGACGATGAACTCCACGGTGCCCGCGCCGACGTAGTCCACGCTGCGCGCGGTGGCGCACGCGGCCTCGCCGATGCGCGCGCGGGTGGCCGCGTCCAGCATCGGCGACGGGGCTTCCTCAATGACCTTCTGGTGGCGGCGCTGCAGGCTGCACTCGCGTTCGCCGAGGTGGATCACGTTGCCGTGGGTGTCGGCGAGCACCTGTACCTCGATGTGCCGCGGGGAGGTGACGAACCGCTCGACGAACAGGGTGTCGTCGCCGAAAGCGGTGCGGGATTCGCGGCGTGAGGAGTCCAACGCGGGCTGCAGTTCGGCGGTCTTGGTGACCACCCGCATG is a window of Sporichthyaceae bacterium DNA encoding:
- a CDS encoding HNH endonuclease, with protein sequence HLIPWEEGGPTDLDNLVLLCDHHHDTIHHHDWEAELGADGHPHVIPPPWIDPPRTPRRNQHWRPPPLDLLL
- a CDS encoding acetyl-CoA carboxylase biotin carboxylase subunit — protein: MSEKIRPFRTVLVANRGEIAVRIIRTVHAMGLRAAAVFSDADADARHVHEADVAYRLGPAAASASYLSVPRLLAACEATGADAVHPGYGFLSENAAFAAALTERGIIFVGPPANAIAVMGDKITAKNTVVANGVPVVPGVARPGMSDADLIEAAEQVGYPVLIKPSAGGGGKGMRVVTKTAELQPALDSSRRESRTAFGDDTLFVERFVTSPRHIEVQVLADTHGNVIHLGERECSLQRRHQKVIEEAPSPMLDAATRARIGEAACATARSVDYVGAGTVEFIVSADRPDEFFFMEMNTRLQVEHPVTELVTGVDLVEWQLRIAAGAELTIRQDDVTMTGHAIEARLYAEDPSRGFLPTGGQILALSEPTGAGVRVDSGMRPGFFVGSDYDPMLAKVIAHGADRGEALSRLDGALADTVLLGVTTNIPFLRTLLAHPDVVAGKLDTALLDRIAAEHTPDPVPTAALLAAAAADWLAATDHAAVADPWETGLGWRLGDPAPYLVRVATAAGNTALGITGSPAAAVATIRPDGEDEAASETKFACAHEDDRVAVERDGLRTVHPVAVVPDGWWVHAEGATYHLRHARHERLRGDTEAVASADITSPMPGSVLALMVEEGAKVDRGDAVVVVEAMKMEHTLAAGADGVVTLLVRVGEQVALDQPLARVTPAEA